Proteins co-encoded in one Salvia splendens isolate huo1 chromosome 4, SspV2, whole genome shotgun sequence genomic window:
- the LOC121800886 gene encoding uncharacterized protein LOC121800886 encodes MNPARHEALTWEEFKEEVYDKYIPMSYRRAKIVEFHTLKQGNMTVTEYDRALCEMTRYAPELVDTDEKMAAKFHSGLRHEIRVAVASRRGISYSEILSCALDVEEALPKDEKTVNPTPPTPQPNYRDKRKLEDNRAPYDNKRHRSTFRQTQDYDRQAMPQPRGNQQKAPHCNRCSKYHFGECRARGIRCFTCGGNGHMSRECPNNNKGGMWNRQGHGEQQQQPQPIRQVAPQQARAYALKGNEGQEHQTDKD; translated from the coding sequence ATGAACCCTGCCCGCCACGAGGCGCTCACATGGGAAGAATTCAAGGAAGAGGTGTACGACAAGTACATTCCCATGAGCTATAGACGGGCGAAGATAGTGGAGTTCCACACCCTGAAACAGGGAAACATGACGGTGACGGAGTACGACCGTGCTCTTTGTGAAATGAcccgatatgcgcccgagttagtggacaccgatgagaagaTGGCCGCAAAATTCCATTCTGGCCTTAGACACGAGATAAGGGTAGCCGTGGCCAGCCGCAGAGGAATCTCGTACTCCGAAATTTTGAGTTGCGCTTTAGATGTGGAAGAAGCACTACCAAAGGAcgagaagacggtgaatcctacaccaccaacACCTCAACCGAACTATCGAGACAAGAGGAAGTTGGAAGACAACCGAGCTCCTTATGACAACAAGCGACACCGTTCTACTTTCCGCCAGACGCAAGACTATGACCGGCAAGCCATGCCACAGCCGAGAGGGAATCAACAGAAGGCACCCCACTGCAACCGgtgctccaagtaccacttTGGCGAGTGTAGAGCTAGAGGCATCCGATGCTTCACTTGTGGTGGAAATGGACATATGTCTCGAGAGTGCCCGAATAACAACAAAGGAGGAATGTGGAATAGGCAGGGACATGGGGAACAACAGCAACAACCACAACCCATTCGACAGGTGGCCCCACAGCAAGCGAGAGCGTACGCGCTGAAAGGAAATGAAGGACAGGAACATCAAACCGACAAGGACTGA